A segment of the Brevinematia bacterium genome:
TATCCAACCCCTACGGTTATCCTCACTCACAACATAAAACCTGCCCCTATACCCCATCTCAACCTTAAACTTCTTACCATCACCTAACTTCCCAATAACCCTACCATCATCATCCTCCAGCACCAACTCTCCCCTCACAACAAACACATTATCACCTCCCCAGTCTATACCTACCTCCCCCTTCTCCTCAGATACTCCTAAAAAAACCAAGACACCTACAGCTAGACTGACCGCTGAAATACTCCTAATAACACCTCTTAATACCATACTTTTTCAAGATTATCACCTAACAAACTACCATCTGGCAACTTAACAAGTTGCCTTCCAACTTCGGCTTTTCTTATATTTAGAAAGGTTTTGAGAACAAATGGCATGAGAAAACTAAGAGTAAAGTATACGGAATTTGACTATGAGAGAATAGTAAAGGAAAAGAGAAAAAGAGGTGATAGGAGAAAACCTTACGAAATAGACCGTGATAGAATAATACACAGTAGCGCCTTCAGAAGACTTCAAGCAAAAACTCAAGTGTATGGTGCAGGACTTATGGATTTTTACCGCACTAGGCTTACACATTCAATTGAAGTAGCACAGATTGCAAAAGCAATAGGCCTTAAACTAGGAATAGATACCGAACTTCTTGAAGCCATTTCTCTTGCTCACGACATAGGACACCCTCCTTTCGGACACACAGGTGAAGAATGCCTGAACAGACTCAACAATTTTGAAGGGTTTGACGCAAACGCCCACAACATCATAATCCTCTGCTTCTTAGAAACCAAGATTGAAGATAAGGGACTCAACCTAACAAGAGCTACTCTTGATGGGCTTCTAAAATACAAAACTACTAAAAATGAGAATAAACAAAAATTCCTCTACACATACGACTTCTTCAGCTCAATAATAACATGGATTGATCCTAATTGGTTGTCCAACAAACCTATTGAGAACAAAAGAAGCATAGAATGTCAGATTGTAAACTGGGCTGATAGCTCAGCTTACTCCGTCCACGACCTTGAAGATGGCATAAAAAGCGGACTCCTTAAAAGTCACTTCTTTAACAACAGTCTTCTTGAAAAAGTCATAAAACATTTTCGTGAACCACCAGACAAAATTGAGAGAATATTCGGTAGAGTAAGAAAGATAGTAGAATTTATTGAAAACTCACCCTCGGAAGTTGAAAGAAAAAGAAGACTAAAAGCCATAACATCAAAACTAATAAACGACTTCGTAATGGGAGTAGAGTTGGAAAAAGTAGACGAAAAGAACACTAGGTATAGCTATAAACTTAAAATCAGAGAAAATGTAAAGTTGAAAAACAGAGTCCTGAGAGCAATTGAAGATGAACTTATCTACAAAAGCAAAAACATCCTCAGAACAAGGGAAAAGTGTGAGATGATAATTGAGAAGTTATTTGAGGTATTTACAGATAAAAACGCAAGAAATCTTTACCCCAGAGAATACCAAGAATACTGGGATAGGTTTAATGCAAATAATAGTGAAGAATGGAGAGTAAGACTTGCTTGCTGGTATATTGCTGGAATGACCGACAATTTCGCCATAAAAACCTACAAAGAATTTTTTGATCCTAATACCCTGATAGACATATTTATAAGCGTATAGACAGACCAAAAACCCAAAATCATCCAAGCAATAATACCAAACGTTCTTTTCAAAGATTAAAACCACCTAAAAACTCCTGAAGTCTGACAAAAAGTTTCGCAATAACTTCCTGTTACTTCCAACCTACTAAAATCTATACTTCAACCTCAGACTTTGGCCTTGATATACCAATAAATCCAAAATCTTAACTAAGATGTAGTTTTCCTTTTCATTATCCTCGCAGTCCCTGTCGGGACTGGGTGAATACTTTTCTTAATAAATAAAAGGCTTAGTGCAAAGTGAAATTTGTGATTGATGAATGCTATCTAGAAACAGAGAGAGTGAGTAAACAAAAAGTTAAATCTTATCTATCACCTAACGGAAATTGGAATTTATTGTTTGATATATCTTCCTAGATGACTTGGTAAAACTAAGTTGTTTATACTTTAAATCGTGGTTAACAAGGAATTTCTAAAACAAATACCAGAAACTACTGGTGTATATGTAATGTATAGTGAGACCGGAGAAGTGTTATATATTGGAAAATCGGTAAACCTAAAAAACCGCATAACCTCTTACTTCACTTCCAAAAACCATTCAAGGAGAATTCAAAACCTAGTTAACAAAGTTGCAAAGATTGACTATATAGTTGTAAACACCGAGTCTGAAGCACTAATACTTGAAGCAAACCTTATAAAAAGACATAAACCAAGATACAATGTTTTAATGAAGGACAGTAAGTTTTTCCCCTTTGTCAAGTTATCAAAGGATGAGTTTCCTTACATAAACGCTACACGCAAATACGAACCCAGCCATGAATTTGAATACTTCGGGCCATTTACAGATAGCACCTTGCCTCATAAACTAGTGGATGTCATACAGAGAGTCTTCAAGATAAGAACTTGTAGAAAAATGCCTAAAAAAGCCTGCCTAAACTATTACATAGATCGCTGTTCTGCTCCTTGCGAGAAAAAAATCTCACCAATAGAATACATAAACAATGTTGAAAAAA
Coding sequences within it:
- the dgt gene encoding dGTP triphosphohydrolase, which produces MRKLRVKYTEFDYERIVKEKRKRGDRRKPYEIDRDRIIHSSAFRRLQAKTQVYGAGLMDFYRTRLTHSIEVAQIAKAIGLKLGIDTELLEAISLAHDIGHPPFGHTGEECLNRLNNFEGFDANAHNIIILCFLETKIEDKGLNLTRATLDGLLKYKTTKNENKQKFLYTYDFFSSIITWIDPNWLSNKPIENKRSIECQIVNWADSSAYSVHDLEDGIKSGLLKSHFFNNSLLEKVIKHFREPPDKIERIFGRVRKIVEFIENSPSEVERKRRLKAITSKLINDFVMGVELEKVDEKNTRYSYKLKIRENVKLKNRVLRAIEDELIYKSKNILRTREKCEMIIEKLFEVFTDKNARNLYPREYQEYWDRFNANNSEEWRVRLACWYIAGMTDNFAIKTYKEFFDPNTLIDIFISV